A single region of the Aquarana catesbeiana isolate 2022-GZ linkage group LG07, ASM4218655v1, whole genome shotgun sequence genome encodes:
- the LOC141102990 gene encoding uncharacterized protein, translating into MRRRMPLGDLHLALNTAGRGRGSPAEQVSSRKRTGQPCRAGQQQEEDRAALQSRSAAGRGQGSPAEQVSSRKRTGQPCRAGQQQEEDRAALQSRSAAGRGQGSPAEQVSSRKRTGQPCRAGQQQEEDRAALQSRSAAGRGQGSPAEQVSSRKRTGQPCRAGQQQEEDRAALQRRSAAGRGPGSPAVIVSSRKRTGQPCRAGQQQEEDRAALQSRSAAGRGQGSPAEQVSSRKRTGQPCRAGQQQEEDRAALQSRSAAGRGQGSPAEQVSSRKRTGQPCRAGQQQEEDRAALQSRSAAGRGQGSPAEQVSSRKRTGQPFREGQQQEEDRAALQRRSAAGRGQGSPSEKVSSRKRAR; encoded by the exons ATGCGGAGGAGGATGCCACTGGGGGATCTGCACCTTGCTCTGAATACAG caggaagaggacggggcagccctgcagagcaggtcagcagcaggaagaggacagggcagccctgcagagcaggtcagcagcaggaagaggacagggcagccctgcagagcaggtcagcagcaggaagaggacagggcagccctgcagagcaggtcagcagcaggaagaggacagggcagccctgcagagcaggtcagcagcaggaagaggacagggcagccctgcagagcaggtcagcagcaggaagaggacagggcagccctgcagagcaggtcagcagcaggaagaggacagggcagccctgcagagcaggtcagcagcaggaagaggacagggcagccctgcagagcaggtcagcagcaggaagaggacagggcagccctgcagagcaggtcagcagcaggaagaggacagggcagccctgcagagcaggtcagcagcaggaagaggacagggcagccttgCAGagaaggtcagcagcaggaagagggccAGGTAGCCCTGCAGTTAtagtcagcagcaggaagaggacagggcagccctgcagagcaggtcagcagcaggaagaggacagggcagccctgcagagcaggtcagcagcaggaagaggacagggcagccctgcagagcaggtcagcagcaggaagaggacagggcagccctgcagagcaggtcagcagcaggaagaggacagggcagccctgcagagcaggtcagcagcaggaagaggacagggcagccctgcagagcaggtcagcagcaggaagaggacagggcagccctgcagagcaggtcagcagcaggaagaggacagggcagccctgcagagcaggtcagcagcaggaagaggacagggcagccctgcagagcaggtcagcagcaggaagaggacagggcagcccttcagagaaggtcagcagcaggaagaggacagggcagcccttcagagaaggtcagcagcaggaagaggacagggcagcccttcagagaaggtcagcagcaggaagagggccAGGTAG